One stretch of Raphanus sativus cultivar WK10039 unplaced genomic scaffold, ASM80110v3 Scaffold1003, whole genome shotgun sequence DNA includes these proteins:
- the LOC108836223 gene encoding protein LURP-one-related 13, whose translation MAEQDPNNRSNTIPIIGSEFVRAQPSDLTIVGDTVKDSAGNKVFKVKTPLFGLHNKRILLDPNDSPIVTMKMKVTSKHDRWQVYRGSNLDDKIFTVKRSSSVQLKTRVEVFLKHNQTKEASCDFTIKGRFMKRACTIYVGDSTKVIAQVHEGDERLVATVYPNVDCAFIVTLIFIFDLINMAGTGV comes from the exons ATGGCAGAACAAGATCCCAATAACAGGAGCAACACGATACCAATCATAGGATCTGAGTTTGTTCGTGCTCAGCCTTCAGATCTTACCATCGTCGGAGACACGGTTAAAGACTCGGCCGGAAACAAAGTGTTTAAAGTCAAAACGCCTCTGTTCGGTCTCCACAACAAGAGGATTTTGCTTGATCCTAATGACTCTCCCATCGTCACCATGAAAATGAAG GTGACTAGTAAGCACGACCGATGGCAAGTGTATAGAGGAAGTAATTTAGATGATAAGATATTCACGGTTAAAAGATCCTCATCGGTTCAACTAAAAACAAGAGTTGAAGTATTCTTGAAACATAACCAAACCAAAGAAGCGTCTTGTGACTTCACTATTAAAGGTCGGTTTATGAAGCGTGCATGCACAATCTATGTTGGAGATTCCACGAAAGTAATCGCTCAG GTACACGAAGGAGATGAGAGATTAGTGGCTACAGTTTACCCTAATGTCGATTGTGCTTTTATTGTTACACTTATCTTTATATTTGACCTCATTAATATGGCTGGAACTGGGGTCTGA
- the LOC108836224 gene encoding S-protein homolog 2-like, translated as MGSLVVLIGLLIMPMCICMTMSHAPNAIAPNGFDNPQTTVVIINDLGGSLPLRYHCKSKDDDLGDQTMPPRGSWFFQFKPSVFGNTQFYCSFSWGNELHYFDIYRQDRDRLFAKFGCRRCEWKIHKNGACKLNKDNGMFDVCLPWN; from the coding sequence atgggTTCTTTAGTAGTGCTTATTGGACTCTTGATCATGCCTATGTGTATATGTATGACGATGTCTCACGCTCCAAATGCTATCGCTCCAAACGGTTTCGACAACCCACAAACAACTGTGGTGATCATCAATGATCTTGGAGGTTCTCTGCCATTGAGATACCATTGTAAATCAAAGGACGATGATCTTGGAGACCAAACTATGCCACCAAGAGGATCGTGGTTCTTTCAATTTAAACCTAGTGTTTTCGGTAATACACAATTTTATTGCAGTTTTAGCTGGGGAAACGAGTTGCATTATTTCGATATCTACAGACAGGATAGAGACCGATTGTTTGCAAAGTTTGGGTGTAGAAGATGTGAGTGGAAGATACACAAGAACGGGGCTTGTAAACTTAACAAAGACAATGGAATGTTTGATGTTTGTCTTCCTTGGAATTAA